Proteins encoded together in one Penicillium digitatum chromosome 1, complete sequence window:
- a CDS encoding Acetamidase/formamidase family protein codes for MAPKEWSNFHVGREFSHQKWSRQNPPKFTVSSGETVSFDTIDSSNGQLDTSSKASAVKTLDLDRVNPVFGPIYMNDAQPGDVLKVEVLDLQVADWGWSAIIPGFGLLSDEFPDPEIKIWELNREAGFAQFKNMRIPLRPFLGCMGLAPANDEELSTVPPTNAGGNMDCRELSVGSIVFLPVQTAGALFSCGDGHAAQGHGEVCGTAIETPIRATLRFELLKNQPWMTAPQFQTPPRAQIPNSIPDLGTYGALGIAPDLYEAARNATRNLIQWLVQTKGFTRSEAYILASVAGDLHIAEVVNMPNFEVAMTLPLGIFS; via the coding sequence ATGGCACCAAAGGAATGGAGTAACTTCCATGTAGGAAGAGAATTTAGCCACCAAAAGTGGTCTCGTCAAAATCCCCCCAAGTTCACCGTCTCTTCTGGGGAGACTGTCTCTTTTGATACTATCGACAGTAGCAACGGCCAACTTGACACCTCATCCAAGGCCTCAGCAGTCAAGACGTTGGATCTCGACCGAGTCAATCCTGTTTTTGGCCCGATCTATATGAATGACGCTCAACCCGGCGATGTCCTGAAAGTGGAAGTTCTGGACCTTCAGGTTGCCGACTGGGGCTGGTCCGCCATCATTCCAGGTTTCGGTCTGCTCAGTGATGAATTCCCAGACCCCGAGATCAAGATCTGGGAGCTGAACCGCGAAGCAGGCTTCGCCCAATTCAAAAACATGCGGATTCCCCTGCGTCCCTTCCTCGGATGCATGGGTCTTGCCCCGGCCAACGACGAAGAACTCTCGACTGTGCCACCCACAAACGCCGGCGGAAACATGGACTGTCGAGAGCTTAGCGTCGGCTCTATTGTCTTCCTTCCCGTCCAAACCGCTGGCGCCCTCTTCAGCTGCGGTGACGGTCACGCTGCGCAGGGCCACGGCGAGGTCTGTGGCACCGCCATCGAAACCCCAATCCGCGCTACCCTCCGCTTTGAGCTCCTCAAGAACCAGCCCTGGATGACAGCTCCCCAATTCCAGACTCCTCCCCGCGCCCAAATTCCAAATTCCATTCCTGACCTTGGAACCTACGGTGCTCTCGGCATTGCTCCTGACCTGTACGAGGCTGCCAGAAATGCTACTCGGAATCTTATACAGTGGTTGGTACAGACTAAGGGTTTCACTCGCAGCGAGGCATACATTCTTGCTAGTGTCGCTGGTGACTTGCACATTGCTGAAGTTGTCAACATGCCCAACTTTGAGGTGGCCATGACACTGCCCCTGGGCATCTTCTCTTGA
- a CDS encoding Protein phosphatase 2C, putative: protein MKDKVAFFAIYDGHGSELVSEHAKHSLHHLLGRRPEFERDDWTAAMKAALAEEDRMLLDRFEHESAEPAISGSTVAMCCLNLTKGELVVSNLGDSHVILAERDRKTEHPYHIRRLTEAHKPSTPSEKTRIEEAGGVVNNRSGTERLGSLNMSRALGDLQYKNPVNTFMDNSVPDPASSANSQSESRGNFLSNDPYTSRRTLHTGRRYLLLVVSDGVTDRVDDTNLVRHVMKLSMRGKRANEIAQEIATSSANNPHSDNATCIVAMLDGQGS from the exons ATGAAGGACAAAGTTGCATTCTTTGCAATCTATGATGGGCA TGGTTCGGAGTTGGTTTCGGAACACGCTAAACACAGTCTGCATCACCTGCTCGGACGGCGTCCGGAGTTCGAACGAGATGATTGGACCGCGGCCATGAAGGCAGCACTGGCAGAGGAAGACAGGATGCTGTTGGATAGGTTTGAGCATGAATCTGCCGAGCCTGCTATTTCAGGGTCGACAGTCGCAATGTGTTGCCTTAATCTCACCAAGGGCGAGCTGGTTGTCTCCAATCTGGGCGACTCACACGTAATCCTGGCCGAGCGGGACCGCAAAACAGAGCATCCGTATCACATT CGACGTCTCACAGAGGCTCATAAGCCTTCAACCCCTAGCGAAAAGACCCGAATTGAAGAGGCAGGCGGGGTAGTCAACAACCGCAGCGGTACAGAGCGGCTTG GCTCATTGAATATGTCTCGAGCACTGGGCGATCTGCAGTACAAGAATCCGGTGAATACGTTCATGGACAACTCCGTGCCAGACCCCGCCTCGTCAGCTAACAGTCAATCGGAATCTCGGGGCAACTTCCTATCTAATGATCCCTACACCTCGCGACGGACATTGCACACGGGCCGCCGTTACCTGTTACTAGTGGTGTCCGACGGAGTCACCGATCGAGTGGATGACACAAACCTTGTTCGGCACGTGATGAAATTATCGATGCGGGGAAAACGAGCAAATGAAATTGCACAAGAAATCGCCACCAGCAGTGCTAACAATCCTCACAGTGACAATGCAACATGTATTGTAGCGATGTTGGATGGACAGGGATCGTGA
- a CDS encoding Heme/steroid binding protein, putative yields MGWVGAVVLIATIGYFLYRHPPRSWAEPRSVASPEPNPDAPIAAATANEPVQRKHGSRASTPSIETEEEDSQSTPKASASSVPLPVLAVPTFNLDNGESKTCQPATTPLISQTTNGTAEKKSPANHDHEASQFQPPPQLSLAPPPKPQPSSLPPKATTTGASSLMPPPPVPRLRPATQANRLTPTSTLQPPRISGSPLSPPPSVAASKRGLGTPSNGARLSNSTLAPTQVSLKKSSRKVILQPGFSPLDWAALAANPKNNLRGEGLPLGLLRVTPSMLKEQHGRKGRDAWTSYHGKVYNISPYAPYHPGGKGELLRGAGKDSAQLFQEIHPWVNWEGILGECLIGILVSEHDIQTEDALDAMD; encoded by the coding sequence ATGGGTTGGGTAGGTGCAGTTGTGCTTATCGCAACAATAGGCTACTTTCTCTACCGCCACCCTCCTCGCAGCTGGGCTGAACCTCGTTCTGTAGCCTCTCCGGAACCCAACCCCGACGCGCCGATTGCCGCTGCCACCGCAAACGAGCCTGTGCAGCGGAAGCATGGATCACGGGCCTCGACACCATCAATAGAGAcagaggaggaggattccCAGAGCACCCCTAAGGCTTCAGCTTCGAGTGTACCGCTCCCCGTTCTTGCGGTTCCCACATTCAACCTGGACAACGGCGAGAGCAAGACATGCCAACCCGCCACGACGCCATTGATTTCACAAACCACGAATGGAACAGCAGAGAAAAAATCCCCGGCAAACCATGATCATGAGGCATCACAGTTCCAACCGCCACCGCAGCTATCCCTCGCACCCCCTCCAAAACCACAGCCATCATCTTTGCCTCCGAAGGCAACAACCACCGGCGCCTCTTCCCTAATGCCTCCACCCCCAGTACCACGGCTCCGACCAGCAACTCAAGCGAACCGCCTCACCCCCACAAGCACGCTCCAACCCCCACGGATTAGCGGCAGCCCCCTCAGCCCGCCACCATCAGTAGCCGCCTCTAAGCGCGGTCTGGGCACACCGAGCAACGGCGCCCGTCTTAGCAACAGCACACTCGCCCCAACACAAGTATCTCTGAAGAAGTCATCACGTAAAGTGATTCTCCAGCCAGGATTCTCGCCCCTTGACTGGGCAGCGTTGGCAGCGAACCCGAAAAACAATCTCCGCGGTGAAGGTCTTCCCCTAGGCCTGCTGCGGGTCACACCGTCAATGCTGAAGGAGCAGCACGGGCGTAAGGGTCGTGATGCCTGGACTTCGTACCATGGAAAGGTGTACAACATCTCTCCCTACGCCCCTTACCATCCAGGTGGGAAGGGTGAGCTCCTTCGAGGCGCGGGAAAGGACTCTGCACAGCTGTTCCAGGAGATTCATCCGTGGGTCAATTGGGAGGGCATACTTGGCGAGTGTCTAATCGGAATCCTGGTTTCGGAACATGACATCCAGACTGAGGATGCTCTGGATGCGATGGACTAA
- a CDS encoding FKBP-type peptidyl-prolyl isomerase, putative, whose protein sequence is MRLTSILVAALGSIAAAAELGIEVTHAVECTRKTTNGDEVAMHYRGTLQSDGSEFDSSYSRNAPLTFKLGTGRVIKGWDQGLLDMCIGEKRTLTIPPEFGYGDRGIGPIPGGATLVFETELVGIEGVKDEL, encoded by the exons ATGCGTCTCACCTCCATCCTCGTCGCAGCCCTCGGCTCCATCGCAGCTGCCGCTGAGCTTGGCATCGAAGTAACCCATGCCGTCGAGTGCACCCGCAAGACCACCAACGGCgacgaagtcgccatgcaCTACCGCGGCACCCTGCAGTCCGACGGATCCGAGTTCGATTCCAGCTACAGTCGCAATGCGCCTTTAACCTTCAAGCTGGGTACCGGCCGTGTCATTAAGGG ATGGGACCAGGGCTTGCTTGACATGTGCATTGGCGAGAAGCGCACGCTGACTATTCCGCCTGAGTTCGGTTACGGTGACCGCGGTATTGGACCTATCCCTGGCGGCGCGACATTGGTGTTTGAGACCGAGTTGGTCGGTATTGAGGGTGTGAAGGATGAGCTTTGA
- a CDS encoding Major facilitator superfamily, general substrate transporter translates to MASARDLTALPGCDESKAATQDAIDQVDTAHSSGMSLKQQSLSDLFTIFASGFALISDGYQNNMMTMANVLLKKEYPKEYTTTVSTRVSNALLVGEVIGQVVIGLTCDYLGRKTAIVFTTLMIVIGGILATASHGVTTNGMFWMMTVARGVVGFGAGGEYPASSTSASEAANDLTPKHRGPAFIMVTNFPLSFGGPFAVSIFLIVLSACQQSHYSTVWRVCFGIGCIWPLSVFYFRIRMLNSVLYRRGAIKKHVPYTLVLRYYWKALIGTCGAWFLYDFVTFPNGVFSGTIISSVVHDGTILKTGEWQLLLGAIALPGVFLGAILCDRLGRKRIMMIGFSGYLIFGLIIGCAYDRVTKIVPLFVVFYGLMQSSGNFGPGNMLGLISSESYATGVRGTCYGLSAAIGKAGAAVGTQAFQPIKNHLGNKWTFIIAAICGVVGVLVTFFFVPDLTGEDLRVRDEKFRAYLVSNGWDGEMGEDHFQAAADQDIVPGLPTSEEKFVQQTVRG, encoded by the exons ATGGCTTCAGCACGCGACTTAACCGCGCTCCCTGGGTGTGATGAGTCTAAGGCTGCTACTCAAGATGCTATCGACCAAGTTGACACTGCTCATTCATCGGGTATGTCGTTGAAGCAACAGAGTCTATCAGATCTTTTCACTATT TTTGCAAGTGGCTTCGCTCTGATCAGCGATGGATACCAGAATAACATGAT GACTATGGCCAATGTCCTACTCAAGAAGGAATATCCCAAGGAGTACACTACCACCGTCAGCACCCGTGTTTCGAACGCTCTACTGGTCGGTGAAGTCATTGGGCAGGTTGTCATTGG ACTGACATGCGACTATCTTGGCCGTAAGACCGCTATCGTCTTCACAACCCTGATGATTGTTATCGGGGGCATTCTTGCCACGGCCTCTCATGGCGTTACCACCAACGGCATGTTCTGGATGATGACGGTTGCCCGTGGGGTTGTCGGGTTCG GCGCCGGCGGCGAGTATCCGGCTTCTTCAACTTCCGCCTCGGAAGCAGCAAATGATCTAACCCCGAAGCACCGCGGGCCGGCATTCATCATGGTAACCAACTTCCCCCTGTCATTTGGAGGCCCGTTCGCAGTAtcaatcttcttgatcgTGCTCTCCGCCTGCCAGCAGTCCCACTACAGTACCGTGTGGCGGGTGTGCTTCGGCATAGGATGTATCTGGCCGTTGTCGGTATTTTACTTCCGAATCCGCATGCTGAACTCGGTGCTGTATCGACGTGGAGCGATCAAGAAGCACGTACCCTACACACTCGTGCTGCGGTATTACTGGAAAGCGTTGATTGGGACTTGCGGCGCTTGGTTTCTCTACG ACTTCGTCACTTTCCCCAACGGCGTCTTTTCCGGTACAATCATATCCTCGGTCGTGCACGATGGCACAATCTTAAAGACAGGCGAATGGCAGCTCCTTCTCGGCGCAATTGCACTACCAGGTGTCTTCCTCGGGGCCATTCTCTGCGACCGCCTTGGCCGCAAGCGCATCATGATGATCGGATTTAGCGGATACCTGATCTTTGGCTTGATTATCGGCTGTGCCTACGACCGTGTTACCAAGATCGTGCCTCTCTTTGTCGTCTTCTACGGATTGATGCAGAGCTCGGGCAATTTCGGTCCGGGCAATATGCTCGGTTTAATTTCGTCTGAGTCGTATGCTACAGGTGTACGAGGGACTTGTTATGGGCTTTCAGCGGCCATTGGGAAGGCTGGTGCTGCTGTCGGTACGCAGGCGTTCCAGCCCATTAAGAATCACCTGGGGAACAAGTGGACTTTCATCATTGCTGCTATTTGTGGCGTTGTTGGTGTCTTGGTGACTTTCTTCTTTGTGCCTGATTTGACGGGCGAAGATTTAAGAGTACGCGATGAGAAGTTCCGGGCTTACCTTGTTTCCAACGGCTGGGATGGCGAGATGGGCGAGGATCATTTTCAGGCGGCTGCTGATCAGGACATAGTCCCGGGCCTTCCTACTAGTGAAGAGAAATTCGTGCAGCAGACGGTGAGGGGCTAG
- a CDS encoding Plasma membrane low affinity zinc ion transporter, putative, with protein sequence MESYSIFIKRKDACESGNEFDGRMGLRISSIFVIMAGSMFGALFPVFARRFDKNGGFLKWAFFAAKYFGSGVIIATAFIHLLGPAEEALKNDCLTGPITEYSWVEGIILMTIVVLFFVELMVMRFSHFGQGNLHDGEGNTHTLLNDHSIVNKINEPKTHVPVDDHLGHTREHHDNNSDSENGIQATEDYAAQLTSIFILEFGIIFHSIFIGLTLAVSGPEFTTLYIVLIFHQTFEGLGLGSRLATLSWPKSKRLTPYFLGLGFGFSTPIAIAIGLGVRNSYPPTGRTTLIVNGVFDSISAGILIYTALVELMAHEFMFSQSMRKAPIRDVLIAFFLLCAGAALMALLGKWA encoded by the coding sequence ATGGAGTCCTACTCTATTTTCATCAAGCGCAAGGATGCTTGTGAATCCGGAAATGAGTTTGACGGTCGAATGGGCCTGCGCATCTCTTCCATCTTTGTGATCATGGCTGGCTCCATGTTTGGTGCTCTGTTCCCCGTCTTTGCCCGTCGCTTTGACAAGAACGGTGGATTTCTCAAATGGGCCTTTTTCGCCGCCAAATACTTCGGATCCGGTGTGATCATTGCCACTGCTTTTATTCACCTGTTGGGTCCAGCGGAGGAGGCACTAAAGAACGATTGCTTAACCGGCCCAATCACTGAATACAGCTGGGTTGAGGGTATCATTCTCATGACCATTGTTGTTCTGTTCTTTGTGGAGCTGATGGTTATGCGTTTTTCGCATTTTGGCCAAGGCAATTTGCACGATGGGGAAGGCAATACCCACACCCTACTCAACGATCACTCTATTGTCAACAAAATCAATGAGCCGAAGACTCACGTGCCGGTGGATGATCACCTTGGCCATACCCGTGAGCATCATGACAACAACAGCGACTCCGAAAACGGCATTCAAGCGACTGAAGACTATGCTGCTCAGCTCACTTCGATCTTCATCCTGGAGTTTGGTATAATCTTCCACTCTATTTTCATCGGTCTCACTCTTGCAGTGTCAGGCCCCGAGTTTACAACTCTTTACATTGTGCTTATCTTCCATCAGACTTTTGAAGGACTTGGTCTTGGGTCTCGTCTAGCTACACTCTCATGGCCCAAATCAAAGCGACTCACTCCCTACTTCCTGGGCTTAGGCTTTGGATTCTCGACTCCAATTGCCATCGCTATCGGCTTGGGCGTCCGAAACAGCTACCCGCCTACCGGACGAACCACACTAATCGTCAACGGTGTCTTCGACTCTATCTCCGCTGGCATTCTAATTTACACTGCCCTCGTTGAGCTGATGGCACATGAGTTTATGTTCAGCCAGTCCATGCGCAAGGCTCCCATTCGCGACGTGCTGATtgccttcttccttctttgtGCTGGAGCTGCCCTCATGGCGTTGCTGGGCAAATGGGCATAG
- a CDS encoding thymidylate synthase, which translates to MAPIRRYLRISKYSVLECRIYLESPSDSRWLLDSHDPVLPRVLAAVRPLVLPKLREENERLFMRKKGHPVKDVIVEDDFEVAIFLRESRTRHSLLTRNKTFHGKENQVQGLNIEMKPDQVSGGTAASPVNSADGEIMIESDSEADLELHHIPESADEVALGNETRSSKRSRTTREDWVSPKDTTGDEEKKLRFSTRYESFNIYGWVLCLLITRKDDKTRSGAVVSESNRQPLMEEWISTQAQASVDDE; encoded by the exons ATGGCGCCCATTCGACGATACCTCCGCATTAGCAAATACTCAGTACTGGAATGTCGCATCTATTTGGAGTCCCCATCTGATTCACGATGGCTCTTGGACTCTCACGATCCAGTCCTGCCGCGCGTTCTCGCTGCGGTTCGACCGTTGGTTCTTCCGAAGCTGCGCGAAGAGAATGAGCGGTTATTCATGCGCAAGAAGGGCCATCCGGTCAAAGATGTCATTGTAGAAG ATGATTTCGAAGTCGCCATCTTCCTCCGCGAATCCCGTACCCGCCATTCGCTCCTCACACGAAACAAGACATTCCACGGAAAGGAAAATCAGGTTCAAGGGTTGAACATAGAGATGAAACCAGATCAAGTCTCAGGGGGTACGGCTGCCAGCCCGGTGAACTCGGCAGATGGCGAAATTATGATTGAAAGTGACAGTGAGGCTGATCTAGAACTGCACCATATTCCCGAATCCGCGGATGAAGTTGCACTGGGAAATGAAACTCGGTCCAGCAAGAGAAGCCGGACAACTAGGGAAGATTGGGTGTCACCCAAAGACACAACTGGCgatgaggaaaagaaactTCGTTTCAGCACCCGTTATGAGAGCTTCAATATCTATGGATGGGTGTTATGTCTGTTGATCACCCGTAAGGACGACAAAACCAGGTCAGGTGCTGTGGTATCTGAATCAAATCGGCAACCTCTGATGGAAGAATGGATTTCAACTCAGGCTCAGGCATCTGTTGATGACGAGTGA